A single window of Cryptococcus depauperatus CBS 7841 chromosome 2, complete sequence DNA harbors:
- a CDS encoding T-complex protein 1 subunit delta, protein MASASVLAPSGPGASISDSSFTDKGRSTEVRLSNMNAAKAVADAVRTSLGPKGMDKMIQTGNGEVIITNDGATILKHMAVLHPAARMLVELSRAQDIEAGDGTTSVVVLAGSLLAAAEKLLAQGIHPTTVAQSFQNAASKAVEFLNEMSMPVDLNDRESLLRAAKTSLNSKIVSQYSSTLAPIAVSAVTRLVSSTSSNVDLGDIRIVKKVGGTIDDTELIEGLALNQIVMSNAGGPTRIEKAKIGLIQFQLSSPKPDMDNQIVVNDYRQMDKILKEERQYLLNLCKRIKKTGCNVLLIQKSILRDAVTDLSLHFLAKLKILVIKDIERDEIDFISKSTGAKPVADIDSFTEDKLGYAELVEETNQAGAKVVKVTGVRNPGKTVSVVCTGANELVLEESERSLHDALCVVRCLVKKRALIAGGGAPEIHVSRLLTEYASTLKGKEAYCSQAFAEALEVIPTTLAENAGLNPIAIVTELRNKHALGDKNAGINVKKGIISNILEENVVQPLLVSTSAMELATETVGLILRIDDIQFTR, encoded by the exons ATGGCCTCAGCATCTGTCTTGGCTCCCTCTGGACCTGGAGCGTCCATTTCTGACAGTTCTTTTACAGACAAG GGAAGATCTACAGAGGTCAGACTCTCAAATATGAATGCTGCCAAGG CTGTCGCCGACGCGGTGCGCACCAGTTTGGGACCAAAAGGAATGGACAAGATG ATCCAAACCGGAAATGGAGAGGTAATCATTACCAACGATGGTGCTACTATTCTCAAACACATGGCTGTGCTTCACCCAGCTGCCCGAATG CTTGTTGAACTCTCTCGAGCACAAGACATTGAAGCCGGAGATGGAACCACAAGTGTCGTTGTTCTTGCCGGAAGTTTATTGGCTGCTGCCGAAAAATTGCTTGCGCAGGGTATTCATCCTACAACAGTAGCccaatctttccaaaacGCTGCTTCTAAAGCTGTCGAATTTCTTAACGAAATGAGCATGCCTGTGGATCTGAACGATAGGGAGAGCTTATTGCGTGCTGCCAAGACTAGTCTGAATTCCAAG ATTGTCTCGCAGTATTCCTCTACACTCGCCCCCATAGCCGTATCTGCCGTGACTCGTTTAGTTTCGTCCACATCTTCCAACGTTGATTTGGGAGACATTAGGATAGTCAAGAAAGTTGGCGGTACTATCGACGATACAGAACTTATTGAGGGTTTGGCGCTGAACCAGATTGTAATGTCTAATGCAGGTGGACCTACTAGGATAGAAAAGGCCAAAATCGGACTGATTCAGTTTCAGCTGAGCAGCCCTAAACCTGAC ATGGACAATCAAATTGTAGTCAACGACTACAGACAGATGGACAAAattctcaaagaagaaCGACAGTACCTCCTCAACCTTTGCAAGCGCATCAAAAAAACCGGATGCAATGTCCTTCTTATCCAAAAATCTATCCTGCGAGATGCTGTCACagatctttctcttcacttCCTGGCCAAGCTCAAAATTCTTGTTATTAAAGACATTGAACGTGATGAGATTGACTTCATCTCTAAATCTACCGGTGCCAAGCCTGTGGCTGACATCGATTCATTCACAGAGGACAAATTGGGCTACGCTGAGTTAGTGGAGGAAACTAATCAGGCCGGTGCCAAGGTTGTCAAAGTGACTGGTGTGAGGAATCCCGGGAAGACTGTGAGCGTGGTATGCACTGGCGCGAACGAGCTCGTATTGGAGGAAAGCGAAAGAAGTCTACACGATGCTTTGTGTGTCGTGAGATGCTTAGTAAAAAAACG AGCATTAATTGCTGGTGGAGGAGCCCCTGAAATCCACGTTTCAAGACTCCTGACAGAGTATGCGAGTACTCTTAAGGGCAAGGAAGCTTATTGTTCTCAAGCCTTTGCCGAAGCTCTTGAGGTCATTCCTACTACTCTTGCTGAGAACGCTGGCCTTAATCCTATAGCCATTGTCACTGAGCTCAGAAATAAGCACGCTCTGGGTGATAAAAATGCGGGTATCAACGTCAAAAAGGGAATCATCAGTAATATCTTGGAGGAGAATGTGGTACAGCCTCTATTGGTTTCTACAAGTGCTATGGAATTGGCGACAGAAACAGTGGGTCTAATCCTAAGGATTGACGACATCCAG TTTACGCGATGA